In one Chitinophaga sancti genomic region, the following are encoded:
- the fcl gene encoding GDP-L-fucose synthase, with product MQQLDKIYVAGHRGMVGSAIVRRLEKAGFKNIVTRTSSELDLRNQQATATFFEQEQPDYVFLAAAKVGGIVANNTYKGDFIYENLMIQNNVIHSAYTSGVKKLMFLGSSCIYPKLAPQPLKEEYLLTGLLEPTNEPYAIAKIAGIKMCDAYRAQYGCNFISVMPTNLYGPNDNYDLKNSHVLPALLRKFHEAKEAGTPEVVIWGSGSPLREFLHADDMADACFYLMQHYNEEGLVNIGVGEDLSILDLARMIKEIVGYEGRLVFDSSKPDGTPRKLMDVSKLHGLGWKAKIGLKEGITAVYQEVQHLKWKN from the coding sequence ATGCAGCAACTGGATAAAATATATGTAGCAGGCCATCGTGGAATGGTAGGATCTGCCATTGTGAGAAGATTGGAGAAGGCTGGATTTAAAAATATTGTAACAAGAACCTCTTCAGAGCTGGACCTGCGTAATCAGCAGGCTACGGCCACTTTCTTTGAGCAGGAACAACCGGATTACGTTTTCCTGGCCGCTGCAAAGGTGGGAGGCATTGTGGCAAATAATACATACAAGGGAGATTTCATTTATGAAAATCTAATGATTCAGAACAATGTAATTCATTCAGCTTATACAAGCGGCGTGAAGAAACTCATGTTCCTCGGATCCTCCTGTATCTATCCAAAACTCGCGCCGCAACCACTGAAGGAAGAGTACCTCCTCACCGGACTGCTGGAACCTACCAATGAACCTTATGCTATTGCCAAGATAGCAGGGATCAAAATGTGTGATGCCTACAGAGCACAATATGGTTGTAACTTTATCTCGGTAATGCCTACTAACCTTTATGGCCCTAATGATAATTACGACCTGAAAAACTCCCACGTATTACCAGCATTACTACGCAAATTTCATGAAGCAAAAGAGGCTGGTACACCTGAAGTCGTGATCTGGGGTTCAGGCTCCCCACTTCGCGAATTCCTGCATGCAGATGATATGGCAGATGCTTGTTTTTATCTCATGCAGCATTACAATGAAGAAGGGCTTGTAAATATTGGAGTAGGAGAAGATCTAAGTATATTAGACCTTGCCAGGATGATAAAAGAAATTGTAGGCTATGAAGGAAGATTAGTCTTCGACTCTTCTAAACCTGATGGTACCCCACGCAAATTAATGGATGTTTCAAAGTTGCATGGATTGGGATGGAAAGCTAAGATAGGACTAAAAGAAGGCATCACCGCCGTTTATCAGGAAGTGCAACATCTTAAATGGAAAAACTGA
- a CDS encoding mannose-1-phosphate guanylyltransferase, protein MKNHNYVFIMAGGVGSRFWPQSRQACPKQFIDILGVGKSLLQLTYERFLKVCPQENIFVVTSTEYHGLILEHLPEIEEKNILCEPCRNNTAPGIAYATFKALALDPDACMVIAPSDHFILNEAQFVKDINESLEIVAKQDILLTLGITPTRPDTGYGYINFEKTPGSKICKVLRFTEKPVLEKAKEFLADGNYVWNAGIFIWNVNTIMRAFEQYSKELYDIFKEGIPYYNTSGEQDFINTHYKNTPKISIDYAIMEKADNVSTMPVDFGWSDLGTWASLYQVMEKNPANNVIPAGEHQLEDTADCIIQLPKDKLAVIRGLKDYIVIDNKNVLLIYPKSLEQEIKKIAEQLKENELHNYL, encoded by the coding sequence ATGAAAAATCACAACTATGTATTTATTATGGCTGGTGGAGTGGGAAGCCGCTTCTGGCCGCAAAGCAGACAGGCTTGCCCCAAGCAGTTCATCGATATACTTGGTGTAGGAAAATCCCTATTGCAGTTAACCTATGAACGTTTTCTGAAGGTCTGCCCGCAGGAAAATATCTTCGTAGTGACCAGTACTGAGTACCATGGGCTCATTTTAGAGCATCTGCCGGAAATAGAAGAGAAAAACATCCTCTGTGAACCTTGTCGCAACAATACTGCTCCCGGAATTGCTTATGCTACATTCAAAGCATTGGCATTAGATCCTGATGCATGTATGGTTATTGCACCTTCAGATCATTTTATCCTGAATGAAGCACAGTTTGTAAAGGATATCAATGAATCACTGGAAATAGTAGCCAAACAGGATATCCTGCTCACCTTAGGTATTACACCAACCAGACCTGATACTGGCTACGGATATATTAATTTCGAAAAAACACCGGGAAGTAAGATCTGTAAAGTTCTGAGATTTACCGAGAAGCCTGTGTTGGAAAAGGCAAAGGAATTTCTGGCAGATGGGAATTACGTTTGGAATGCAGGTATCTTCATCTGGAATGTAAATACAATCATGCGCGCGTTCGAACAGTATTCAAAAGAATTGTATGATATATTTAAGGAAGGCATTCCTTACTACAACACATCCGGAGAACAAGACTTCATAAATACGCATTATAAGAACACACCTAAGATCTCTATTGATTACGCAATCATGGAAAAGGCAGATAATGTTTCAACAATGCCTGTTGATTTCGGCTGGAGTGATTTGGGTACATGGGCTTCTCTGTATCAGGTGATGGAGAAAAATCCGGCTAATAATGTGATCCCTGCAGGTGAACATCAACTGGAAGACACAGCAGACTGTATTATACAACTGCCTAAAGATAAACTTGCCGTGATCCGGGGGCTGAAAGATTATATTGTCATCGACAATAAAAACGTATTGTTGATCTACCCGAAGTCTCTGGAACAAGAGATCAAGAAGATCGCAGAACAGCTGAAGGAAAATGAACTACATAATTATCTTTAG
- a CDS encoding glycosyltransferase translates to MRILSPIVLFVYNRPFHAEQTLEALSNNFLADQSTLYIYCDGPKANETSEVLENIKLVREVCEKKQWTKEVIIIKREQNSGLANSITNGVTELINKYGRVIVLEDDLVTSPGFLTYMNDALDKYADTERVMHISGYWFPVKKTGSLLPETFFYRATSCWGWATWKRAWQKLETDPVALKDKITSIPKGSRKFNIENSYSHLVQLEDNITGKINTWAVKWYATVFLNNGLCLHPNLSLVNNIGFDNSGTHCGSTSLYYWPQTDRTIQLNEIRLEESQQSIKMAKQFHKKLQITLLKRIKRKAFRMLGIPTQQ, encoded by the coding sequence ATGCGAATACTTTCACCAATTGTACTATTTGTGTACAATCGTCCTTTTCATGCAGAACAAACACTGGAAGCATTATCAAATAACTTCCTTGCAGATCAATCGACACTGTACATTTATTGCGACGGACCGAAAGCGAATGAGACTTCTGAAGTATTGGAAAACATTAAACTTGTAAGAGAAGTATGCGAAAAAAAGCAATGGACCAAAGAAGTAATTATAATTAAGAGGGAGCAGAATTCCGGACTGGCTAATTCCATCACGAATGGTGTAACAGAGCTTATCAATAAATATGGCCGGGTCATTGTATTGGAGGATGACCTCGTCACTTCTCCGGGATTTCTAACTTATATGAACGATGCGCTGGACAAATATGCTGACACTGAAAGGGTAATGCACATCAGCGGATATTGGTTCCCGGTAAAGAAAACGGGTTCTCTTTTACCAGAAACTTTCTTTTACAGAGCTACCAGTTGTTGGGGATGGGCGACATGGAAAAGGGCATGGCAAAAACTGGAAACTGATCCTGTTGCGTTAAAAGACAAGATAACGTCAATACCTAAAGGAAGCAGAAAATTCAATATTGAGAATTCATATTCTCACCTGGTACAACTGGAAGATAACATTACCGGGAAGATTAATACATGGGCAGTGAAATGGTACGCCACCGTATTCTTAAATAATGGTCTTTGTTTGCATCCGAATCTCTCGCTGGTCAACAATATTGGATTCGATAACAGTGGCACCCATTGTGGCAGCACCTCCCTTTACTATTGGCCTCAAACCGACAGGACCATTCAACTAAATGAGATCCGGCTGGAAGAGAGCCAACAGTCTATCAAAATGGCAAAGCAGTTTCATAAGAAACTTCAAATTACCCTTCTGAAAAGGATTAAAAGGAAAGCTTTTCGTATGCTTGGAATACCAACTCAACAATAG